A region of the Betaproteobacteria bacterium genome:
GCGGTGACAGTTCATCCGGCTTGATGTCGTCGAGTGCGTCGAGCGCCGGGTGAATTTCCGCATCAGCGATCTTTTTTGGTGTGTCGAAAAGTCCCGCTTGCGGTGTCGCCGCCACGTGTGTGACCTCCAGCGTTTCAAGATGCTTGCGCGCCGAGCGCACGACTGACCGGGGAACGCCTGCAAGTTGTGCAACTTGCAAGCCGTAACTCTTGTTGGCCGGACCGGACTCAAGTTTGTGCAGAAACACGATCTTGTCTTTCATCTCGACCGCATCCAGATGCACGTTGGCGAGATTCGCCAATTCGGCGTTCAGATGCGTGAGCTCGAAATAGTGCGTGGCGAACAGCGTGTAGCAACGCGTCACTTGAGCCAGGTGGCGGGCAATCGCGTACGCGAGTGCGAGTCCGTCAAAAGTTGATGTGCCCCGACCGATTTCATCGATCAGCACCAGACTATGGTTGCTGGCGTTGTTGAGGATTGACGCGGCTTCCGTCATTTCCACCATGAACGTGGAGCGCCCGCCGGCCAGGTCGTCGCTGGCGCCGATGCGCGTCATGATCTGATCGATGCGCCCGATCTCGGCGTGCGCGGCGGGTACGAAAGAACCGGTATGAGCCAGCAGCACAATTTGCGCGACCTGACGCATGTAGGTCGATTTGCCGCCCATATTCGGACCGGTAATGAGCAACAATTGGCGTGAGCGCGACAGCTCGCAATCATTCGCGATGAAACTCTCAACCTGGCTCTCCACCACCAGATGTCGTCCGCCCTGAATCGAAATGCGGTCCTCGCTGACAAACACCGGCGCGGAAAGGCTGAAGCGTTTGGCGTTCACCGCATTCGCGCACAGCACGTCGAGCTCGGCTGCGGCGCGCGCCAGCGCGTGCAGCGCGGGAACATCGGGCAACAATTGATCCAGCAAGGCATCGTAGAGAAATTTCTCCCGCGCCAGCGCGCGCTCGCCGGCGGATAGCGCCTTGTCTTCGAAGATTTTCAGTTCCGGCGTAATGTAGCGCTCGGCGTTCTTGAGCGTTTGACGCCGGCGGTAGTCGACGGGAACCTTGTCGAGCTGACCCTGCGTGACCTCGATGTAAAAGCCATGCACGCGGTTGTACTCGACCCGCAAATTGGCAATGCCGGTGCGTTCGCGCTCGCGCTTTTCGAGATCGAGCAGAAAACCGCTGGCGTTGCTTTGCATCGCGCGCAACTCATCGAGTTCGGCGTCGAAACCGTCGCGTATTACCCCGCCGTCACGGACCATCGAAGCGGGGTCATCACGCAGGGATACCGAAAGTCCAGCGTGGATGCGGGCCTCCAGGCAGAAATGGCTGGAAAGCCGCTCCAGTGCGTGACTTTTCAATCCGACTATGTGCCGGTGAAGTTCTGGCGCGCTGCCGAGTGCGTTGCGCAATGCCGCAAGGTCGCGTGGACGCGCCGTCTTCAGTGCGATCCGCGTGACGATACGCTCGATATCCGCCCAGTCGGACAACAGGCCCTGCAAGGCAGGGACGGATTCGTGCACGGTGTGGCTGGCGTGCAGTCGTTGCTGGATAACGTCGCGGTCACGCAGAGGATGGGTCAGCCAGTCGCGCAGCATGCGCGCGCCCATGCTCGTGACGGTGGTGTTCAGCAATGAAAACAGCGTGGGGGATGTTTCTCGACTGATGGTTTCGCAGATCTCCAGATTTCGGCGCGTGGCCGCATCCATGCGAACGAAGTCATCGCTACGTTCGACCGACAGGCCGGTGAGATGCGGTAACGCCGTGCGTTGCGTTTGCTGAACGTATTGCAACAATGCGCCCGCGGCGGCGATGGCAAGGGGCAGGTCGTCGCAGTCAAAGCTCTTGAGATCGGCCGTGTTGAATTGCCGGGCAAGCAGTTTGGTGGCCGATTCGATATCGAATTGCCAGTCGGCGATGCGGTGTATGGCGATACCATTAGCATTCAATTTCGCGTTTTCCGGCAACAGCAACTCTGAAGGTTGCAAGCGTTCAAGCTCGGATTGGTATTGCGAAACGCTTGTCTCCATTATTCGAAATCGGCCGCCCGACAGAGACAATGCCGCCAGGCCGAGCTGCGTGCCTTGTACGTAAACAGCCGCAATCAGCACGTCACGCGCATCGGGTAGTAGCGCGCTGTCGGTCAGCGTCCCGGGTGTGATCACGCGAACCACCGCACGTTCGACTGGCCCTTTGTTGGTGACTTCGCCCACCTGTTCGCAAATCGCGGCAGATTCCCCCAGCTTGACCAGCTTGGCGAGATAAGGCTCGATGGCGTGAAAGGGTACGCCGGCCATCTTGATCGGGGTGCCGGCAGATTGAC
Encoded here:
- the mutS gene encoding DNA mismatch repair protein MutS — protein: MMQQYLRIKSEYPDTLVLYRMGDFYELFFDDAVKAARLLDITLTTRGQSAGTPIKMAGVPFHAIEPYLAKLVKLGESAAICEQVGEVTNKGPVERAVVRVITPGTLTDSALLPDARDVLIAAVYVQGTQLGLAALSLSGGRFRIMETSVSQYQSELERLQPSELLLPENAKLNANGIAIHRIADWQFDIESATKLLARQFNTADLKSFDCDDLPLAIAAAGALLQYVQQTQRTALPHLTGLSVERSDDFVRMDAATRRNLEICETISRETSPTLFSLLNTTVTSMGARMLRDWLTHPLRDRDVIQQRLHASHTVHESVPALQGLLSDWADIERIVTRIALKTARPRDLAALRNALGSAPELHRHIVGLKSHALERLSSHFCLEARIHAGLSVSLRDDPASMVRDGGVIRDGFDAELDELRAMQSNASGFLLDLEKRERERTGIANLRVEYNRVHGFYIEVTQGQLDKVPVDYRRRQTLKNAERYITPELKIFEDKALSAGERALAREKFLYDALLDQLLPDVPALHALARAAAELDVLCANAVNAKRFSLSAPVFVSEDRISIQGGRHLVVESQVESFIANDCELSRSRQLLLITGPNMGGKSTYMRQVAQIVLLAHTGSFVPAAHAEIGRIDQIMTRIGASDDLAGGRSTFMVEMTEAASILNNASNHSLVLIDEIGRGTSTFDGLALAYAIARHLAQVTRCYTLFATHYFELTHLNAELANLANVHLDAVEMKDKIVFLHKLESGPANKSYGLQVAQLAGVPRSVVRSARKHLETLEVTHVAATPQAGLFDTPKKIADAEIHPALDALDDIKPDELSPREALDKLYQLKKLHETKN